A genomic region of Streptomyces sp. NBC_00247 contains the following coding sequences:
- a CDS encoding IucA/IucC family protein, protein MQKYPVSPEPAGRQQLPDRPELNRAVWDRVTARLLAKMLGEFAYEEIIRPLRQQPPVTTDGAGEPYELLLDDGAVLAFRARRGVYGSWRVDPASVRETTARQNGDGKGPSQGRPFRDPLLFLTRARHLLGLDGATLGHLVRELTRTLASDAHLAHTALGAAELADLGYAELEGHQTGHPWLVANKGRLGFSAADAARFTPEARVATTLPWIAVSTRIAGYRGVPGLATPDQLYARELDPAVREAFAARLADRGLDAREYVYLPVHPWQWDEWIVPLYAPAIAGNDIVPLHADDDLRLAQQSIRTFANVGRPDRFTVKLPLSILNTLVWRGLPTERTLAAPAVTGWVQGLCATDPFLRDTCAVILLGEVASVTVEHPLYDRLPEVPYQFKEILGAIWREPLPPRLAAGERARTLASLLHTDPDGRAFTAELVARSGLAPRDWLVRLFAALLPPLLHFLYRYGTVFSPHGENAIVVFDERDVPVRLAIKDFVDDVNVSAHPLPELDTMPADVRAVLLTEAPSFLTQFIHSGLFVGVFRYLSPLCEEQLGVPEGEFWSLVRAEILRHHARFPELKDRFEMFDMLTPQIERLCLNRNRLLVDGYRDRPDRPHAAVHGVVPNPLHFAGSVLE, encoded by the coding sequence GTGCAGAAATATCCCGTGAGCCCTGAACCTGCGGGGCGCCAGCAGCTCCCGGACCGCCCGGAACTGAACAGAGCCGTCTGGGACCGGGTCACGGCCCGCCTGCTCGCGAAGATGCTCGGTGAATTCGCGTACGAGGAGATCATCCGGCCGCTCCGGCAGCAGCCGCCCGTCACCACGGACGGTGCCGGCGAACCGTACGAGCTGCTCCTCGACGACGGGGCCGTGCTCGCCTTCCGGGCCCGCAGAGGGGTGTACGGCAGCTGGCGCGTCGACCCCGCCTCGGTCCGCGAGACCACCGCGCGGCAGAACGGCGACGGGAAGGGCCCGTCGCAGGGGCGGCCGTTCCGCGATCCACTGCTCTTCCTCACCCGCGCCCGACACCTCCTCGGCCTGGACGGCGCCACCCTCGGCCACCTCGTGCGCGAACTCACCCGCACCCTGGCCTCCGACGCGCACCTCGCCCACACCGCCCTCGGCGCGGCCGAACTCGCCGACCTCGGCTACGCCGAGCTGGAGGGCCACCAGACCGGCCACCCCTGGCTCGTCGCCAACAAGGGCCGTCTCGGCTTCTCCGCCGCCGACGCCGCCCGCTTCACCCCGGAGGCACGCGTGGCCACCACGCTGCCGTGGATCGCCGTCAGCACCCGGATCGCCGGCTACCGCGGCGTACCCGGGCTCGCCACCCCCGACCAGCTGTACGCCCGCGAGCTCGACCCCGCCGTGCGGGAGGCCTTCGCGGCCCGGCTCGCCGACCGCGGGCTCGACGCGCGGGAGTACGTCTACCTGCCCGTCCACCCCTGGCAGTGGGACGAGTGGATCGTGCCGCTCTACGCGCCCGCCATCGCCGGGAACGACATCGTCCCGTTGCACGCCGACGACGACCTCAGGCTGGCGCAGCAGTCCATCCGGACCTTCGCCAACGTGGGACGTCCCGACCGCTTCACGGTGAAGCTCCCGCTGTCGATCCTCAACACCCTCGTCTGGCGCGGACTGCCCACCGAGCGCACCCTCGCCGCGCCCGCCGTCACCGGCTGGGTGCAGGGGCTGTGCGCCACCGACCCGTTCCTGCGCGACACCTGCGCGGTGATCCTGCTCGGCGAGGTCGCCTCCGTGACGGTGGAACACCCGCTCTACGACCGGCTGCCCGAGGTGCCCTACCAGTTCAAGGAGATCCTCGGCGCGATCTGGCGCGAGCCGCTGCCGCCCAGGCTGGCGGCAGGCGAACGGGCGCGGACCCTGGCCTCCCTCCTGCACACCGACCCCGACGGCCGCGCCTTCACCGCCGAACTCGTCGCACGCTCCGGGCTGGCCCCCCGCGACTGGCTGGTCCGGCTCTTCGCCGCCCTGCTCCCACCGCTCCTGCACTTCCTCTACCGTTACGGGACCGTCTTCTCGCCGCACGGCGAGAACGCCATCGTGGTCTTCGACGAACGGGACGTACCCGTGCGGCTCGCGATCAAGGACTTCGTCGACGACGTCAACGTCAGCGCCCACCCGCTGCCCGAGCTCGACACCATGCCCGCGGACGTGCGCGCCGTGCTGCTGACCGAGGCGCCCTCCTTCCTCACGCAGTTCATCCACTCCGGGCTCTTCGTCGGCGTCTTCCGCTATCTGTCGCCGCTCTGCGAGGAACAACTGGGCGTTCCGGAGGGTGAATTCTGGTCACTCGTCAGGGCCGAGATCCTGCGCCACCACGCCCGGTTCCCGGAGCTGAAGGACAGGTTCGAGATGTTCGACATGCTGACACCGCAGATCGAGCGGCTCTGTCTCAACCGGAACCGGCTGCTCGTGGACGGTTACCGGGACCGCCCGGACCGCCCGCACGCGGCCGTCCACGG
- a CDS encoding GNAT family N-acetyltransferase, whose product MTRAEDPGPSGGAPRAHRPATAVEDTLDLRLTEELLALITSDTPPSPDPAPVGGPGASTLLDAPGTWRPATTATGIFQLVPVRLERDLAVVTRWMNDPAVAAFWELSGPEEVTARHLAAQFDGDGRSVPCLGVLDGKAMSYWEIYRADLDPLARHYPARPHDTGVHLLIGGVTDRGRRLGTTLLRAVADLVLDHRPACARVVAEPDLRNTPSVSAFLSAGFRFSAELELPEKKAALMIRDRAHRDQL is encoded by the coding sequence ATGACGAGAGCGGAAGACCCCGGGCCGAGCGGCGGGGCGCCCCGGGCGCACCGCCCGGCGACCGCCGTCGAGGACACCCTGGACCTGCGTCTGACCGAGGAACTCCTGGCCCTCATCACCTCGGACACCCCTCCCTCACCCGACCCGGCACCGGTCGGCGGTCCCGGGGCCTCCACGCTGCTGGACGCGCCCGGCACCTGGCGCCCCGCCACCACGGCCACCGGAATCTTCCAGCTGGTGCCGGTACGGCTCGAACGCGACCTCGCCGTCGTCACCCGCTGGATGAACGATCCGGCCGTCGCAGCCTTCTGGGAGCTCTCGGGGCCCGAGGAGGTCACGGCCCGCCACCTCGCCGCGCAGTTCGACGGCGACGGGCGGAGCGTCCCGTGCCTCGGCGTTCTCGACGGCAAGGCGATGAGCTACTGGGAGATCTACCGGGCCGACCTCGATCCGCTGGCCCGCCACTACCCCGCGCGCCCCCACGACACCGGGGTGCACCTGCTGATCGGCGGGGTCACCGACCGGGGCCGGCGGCTCGGCACCACCCTGCTGCGCGCGGTGGCCGATCTCGTGCTCGACCACCGCCCCGCCTGCGCGCGTGTCGTCGCGGAACCCGACCTGCGCAACACCCCCTCCGTCTCGGCCTTCCTGAGCGCCGGATTCCGCTTCTCCGCCGAACTCGAACTGCCCGAGAAGAAGGCCGCCCTGATGATCCGCGACCGAGCCCACCGAGACCAGCTGTGA
- a CDS encoding IucA/IucC family protein — translation MNPTPAPEADTTLTSQLRGQDAPLGPRTAETTTVPRQKAGHHEDESAPAPHADPLDDPDPYRAADVAGAESLLRCWAREMDLPRPERDTLRVPLPASGTALLVPVLYWSPTGHHRFGPAVLEGAPAGAPTTDAVTVAALLCREGDRHAAAELVGRVADSVRHTTGFLTQRRRTPEEPPGSDPFLTAEQSLLHGHPLHPTPKSREGLSESEARLYSPELHGSFPLHWMAVDRCVLATDSAWTRDGRPVTAEELLAPHTEGLRLPEGTVALPVHPWQAEELRRRTEVTELLDAGLLHDLGEAGGRWHPTSSVRTVYRPGAGVMLKLSLGVRITNSRRENLRKELHRGAEVHRLLSGGLSAEWRRAHPGFDIVRDPAWLAVDTKDGTPVQGLDVVLRNNPFGPHDDALCVAGFTAVRPRRGRTAMRSRLAETVSRLAERTGRTVGAVSAEWFLRYLDRVVRPVLWLDANAGVALEAHQQNTLVMLDADGWPVGGRYRDNQGYYFRESHRGALDRRLPGIGAESDTFVSDAVTDERFAYYLGINNVLGLIGAFGSQHLADEHLLLDAFRGFLRSAAAMGSPLPAYLLETGRLRCKANLLTRLNGMDELVGPVDTQSVYVTITNPLNS, via the coding sequence GTGAACCCCACCCCCGCGCCCGAGGCCGACACCACCCTCACCAGCCAGCTCCGAGGGCAGGACGCACCGCTCGGCCCGCGTACGGCCGAGACGACGACCGTTCCCCGCCAGAAGGCCGGCCACCACGAGGACGAGAGCGCCCCGGCCCCGCACGCGGACCCGCTGGACGATCCGGACCCGTACCGCGCGGCCGACGTCGCGGGCGCCGAGAGCCTGCTGCGCTGCTGGGCGCGGGAGATGGACCTGCCCCGCCCGGAGCGGGACACCCTGCGCGTCCCCCTCCCCGCCAGCGGAACCGCCCTCCTCGTGCCGGTGCTCTACTGGTCGCCGACCGGCCACCACCGCTTCGGCCCTGCCGTCCTCGAAGGCGCCCCCGCGGGAGCCCCGACCACCGACGCGGTCACCGTCGCCGCCCTGCTCTGCCGCGAGGGCGACCGGCACGCCGCCGCCGAACTCGTGGGCCGCGTCGCCGACTCCGTACGCCACACCACCGGATTCCTCACCCAGCGGCGCCGCACGCCCGAAGAGCCCCCCGGCAGCGACCCCTTCCTCACCGCCGAGCAGTCCCTGCTGCACGGACACCCGCTCCACCCCACGCCCAAGAGCCGCGAAGGGCTTTCGGAGTCGGAGGCCCGGCTCTACTCGCCCGAACTCCACGGCAGCTTCCCGCTCCACTGGATGGCCGTCGACCGCTGCGTCCTCGCCACCGACTCCGCCTGGACCCGCGACGGCCGCCCGGTCACCGCCGAGGAACTGCTGGCCCCGCACACCGAGGGGCTGCGCCTGCCCGAGGGCACCGTCGCCCTGCCGGTCCACCCCTGGCAGGCCGAGGAACTGCGGCGCCGCACCGAGGTCACCGAACTCCTCGACGCGGGCCTTCTGCACGACCTCGGCGAGGCGGGCGGACGCTGGCACCCCACCTCCTCGGTCCGGACCGTGTACCGGCCGGGAGCGGGCGTCATGCTCAAGCTCTCGCTGGGCGTACGCATCACCAACTCCCGCCGGGAGAACCTCCGCAAAGAACTCCACCGGGGTGCCGAGGTGCACCGGCTCCTGAGCGGCGGCCTGTCCGCCGAGTGGCGCCGGGCCCACCCCGGGTTCGACATCGTCCGCGACCCGGCCTGGCTCGCCGTCGACACCAAGGACGGCACCCCGGTCCAGGGACTCGACGTGGTCCTGCGGAACAACCCGTTCGGCCCGCACGACGACGCGCTCTGCGTCGCCGGCTTCACCGCGGTGCGCCCCCGTCGCGGGCGTACGGCGATGCGCTCACGGCTGGCGGAGACCGTCTCCCGCCTCGCCGAGCGGACCGGACGCACCGTCGGCGCCGTCTCGGCGGAGTGGTTCCTGCGCTACCTCGACCGCGTCGTACGCCCCGTCCTCTGGCTCGACGCCAACGCCGGGGTGGCTCTGGAGGCACACCAGCAGAACACCCTCGTCATGCTCGACGCGGACGGCTGGCCCGTGGGCGGCCGGTACCGCGACAACCAGGGGTACTACTTCCGCGAGTCCCACCGGGGCGCGCTCGACCGACGGCTGCCCGGCATCGGCGCCGAGAGCGACACCTTCGTCTCCGACGCCGTCACCGACGAAAGGTTCGCCTACTACCTCGGCATCAACAACGTCCTCGGCCTGATCGGGGCCTTCGGTTCCCAGCACCTCGCCGACGAACACCTCCTGCTCGACGCGTTCCGCGGCTTCCTGCGGTCCGCCGCCGCGATGGGCTCGCCCCTGCCCGCGTACCTCCTGGAGACCGGCCGGCTGCGCTGCAAGGCCAACCTGCTGACGCGGCTGAACGGCATGGACGAACTCGTCGGACCCGTCGACACCCAGTCCGTGTACGTGACCATCACCAACCCGCTGAATTCCTGA
- a CDS encoding diaminobutyrate--2-oxoglutarate transaminase family protein has product MAVTESAPAAPAAAHEGILRRQSSRESAARTYARSLPIVPVRARGLTIEGADGRRYLDCLSGAGTLALGHNHPVVLEAIRKVIDSGAPLHVLDLATPVKDAFTTELFATLPGELARDARIQFCGPAGTDAVEAAFKLVRAATGRTGLLAFTGAYHGMTSGALDASGGATDVRVTRLPFPQDYRCPFGIGGDRGAEIAAHWTRHLLDDPKGGVPAPAGMILEPVQGEGGVNPAPDAWLRRMREITADRSIPLIADEVQTGVGRTGRFWAVEHSGVVPDVMVLSKAIGGSLPLAVIVYRSSLDLWRPGAHAGTFRGNQLAMAAGAATLAYVRENGLAERAATLGERMLGQLRELAGRHPSIGNVRGRGLMIGVELVDPEAAPEHDGGPPPADPAFAVAVQQECLRRGLIVELGGRHDAVVRLLPPLTLTDEQATAVLDRLADALQAAEGSPHRRAAAGSLR; this is encoded by the coding sequence GTGGCCGTGACCGAATCAGCACCGGCGGCCCCGGCCGCGGCGCACGAGGGCATTCTCCGCCGCCAGTCGTCGCGCGAGTCGGCGGCGCGCACCTACGCGCGCTCCCTGCCGATCGTGCCCGTGCGGGCACGCGGGCTGACCATCGAGGGAGCCGACGGCCGCAGATACCTCGACTGCCTCTCCGGCGCGGGCACCCTGGCGCTCGGCCACAACCACCCCGTGGTGCTGGAGGCCATCCGCAAGGTCATCGACTCCGGCGCACCGCTGCACGTGCTGGACCTCGCCACCCCCGTGAAGGACGCCTTCACCACCGAGCTGTTCGCCACGCTCCCCGGCGAACTCGCCCGCGACGCCCGCATCCAGTTCTGCGGACCCGCCGGTACGGACGCCGTCGAGGCCGCCTTCAAGCTGGTGCGCGCGGCCACCGGCCGCACCGGACTGCTCGCCTTCACCGGCGCCTACCACGGCATGACCTCCGGCGCGCTCGACGCGTCCGGCGGTGCCACGGACGTCCGCGTGACACGCCTGCCCTTCCCGCAGGACTACCGCTGCCCCTTCGGGATCGGCGGGGACCGGGGAGCCGAGATCGCCGCCCACTGGACCCGGCACCTGCTGGACGACCCCAAGGGCGGAGTGCCCGCCCCGGCCGGGATGATCCTCGAACCCGTGCAGGGCGAAGGCGGGGTCAACCCCGCGCCCGACGCCTGGCTGCGCCGGATGCGCGAGATCACCGCCGACCGGTCCATCCCCCTCATCGCCGACGAGGTGCAGACCGGCGTCGGCAGGACCGGCCGCTTCTGGGCCGTCGAGCACAGCGGGGTGGTGCCCGACGTGATGGTGCTCTCCAAGGCCATCGGCGGCTCGCTGCCGCTCGCCGTGATCGTCTACCGCTCCTCGCTCGACCTCTGGCGGCCCGGCGCCCACGCCGGCACCTTCCGCGGCAACCAGCTCGCCATGGCGGCCGGCGCGGCCACCCTCGCGTACGTCCGCGAGAACGGCCTCGCCGAACGCGCCGCCACGCTCGGGGAGCGCATGCTCGGACAGCTTCGCGAGCTGGCCGGGCGCCACCCCTCCATCGGGAACGTCCGGGGGCGCGGCCTGATGATCGGCGTCGAACTCGTCGACCCCGAGGCCGCTCCCGAACACGACGGCGGCCCGCCGCCCGCCGACCCCGCCTTCGCCGTCGCCGTGCAGCAGGAATGCCTGCGCCGCGGACTCATCGTCGAACTCGGCGGACGGCACGACGCCGTCGTCCGGCTGCTGCCGCCCCTCACCCTCACCGACGAACAGGCGACGGCGGTCCTCGACCGCCTCGCCGACGCGCTGCAAGCCGCAGAAGGCTCGCCGCACCGGCGGGCCGCCGCCGGGTCGCTCCGCTGA
- a CDS encoding trypsin-like serine peptidase → MRPIHPIDAARNGRGGRRGSSSVLAAAALATVLALTATACGPEEDGASGEPTASAAASSDGKIVIPDELKNRLKEHGIDLDKWRNGEWKNWDKDQWLREAKDYVNPIIENLWNPERMRDADTSPEQPVADDISGDEGVTDPTPAVREAAEAHTPYHDSVPESGKLLFDGPEGSMVCSATVVKDPAHPGKSNLVWTAGHCVHAGKEGGWYRNIAFVPGYNDSGMETAKLESATKEEIAPYGVWWSDWASTSDQWIAEGASTGGQGAPYDFAVLHVTPETGASAKSLEETVGYALPVDFDAPAVSGISSLTATGYPAAPPYDGQRAFQCDDTPGRLSVLQGEPTMYRIGCSMTGGASGGGWVGEGADGKPALFSNTSIGPVTAGWLAGPRLGKEAEAVYEGVSRKYAGQ, encoded by the coding sequence ATGCGACCCATTCACCCGATCGATGCGGCCCGGAACGGGAGGGGCGGGCGCCGCGGGTCCTCGTCCGTGCTGGCGGCCGCCGCCCTCGCGACGGTACTCGCCCTCACGGCGACCGCCTGCGGGCCCGAGGAGGACGGCGCGTCCGGGGAGCCCACCGCCTCGGCCGCGGCCTCCTCGGACGGGAAGATCGTCATCCCGGACGAGTTGAAGAACCGGCTCAAGGAGCACGGGATCGATCTCGACAAGTGGCGGAACGGCGAGTGGAAGAACTGGGACAAGGACCAGTGGCTCCGTGAGGCCAAGGACTACGTCAACCCGATCATCGAGAACCTCTGGAACCCGGAGCGGATGCGGGACGCCGACACCTCTCCGGAGCAGCCCGTCGCCGACGACATCTCCGGTGACGAGGGAGTGACCGACCCGACCCCCGCCGTCCGGGAGGCCGCCGAGGCGCACACTCCGTACCACGACAGCGTTCCGGAGAGCGGCAAGCTGCTGTTCGACGGGCCCGAGGGCTCGATGGTCTGTTCCGCCACCGTGGTGAAGGACCCGGCGCACCCGGGCAAGTCGAACCTGGTGTGGACCGCGGGGCACTGCGTGCACGCGGGCAAGGAGGGCGGCTGGTACCGCAACATCGCCTTCGTCCCCGGGTACAACGACAGCGGTATGGAGACGGCGAAGCTGGAGAGCGCCACCAAGGAGGAGATCGCTCCCTACGGCGTCTGGTGGAGCGACTGGGCCTCCACCTCGGACCAGTGGATCGCCGAGGGCGCGTCGACCGGTGGCCAGGGCGCCCCGTACGACTTCGCGGTGCTGCACGTGACGCCGGAGACCGGCGCGTCGGCCAAGTCGCTGGAGGAGACGGTCGGTTACGCGCTGCCCGTCGACTTCGACGCGCCCGCGGTGTCCGGCATCTCCTCGCTGACGGCGACCGGCTACCCGGCCGCTCCCCCGTACGACGGGCAGAGGGCGTTCCAGTGCGACGACACCCCGGGCCGGCTCTCGGTGCTCCAAGGCGAGCCCACGATGTACCGCATCGGCTGCTCGATGACCGGGGGCGCCTCGGGCGGTGGCTGGGTCGGCGAGGGCGCCGACGGCAAGCCCGCCCTGTTCTCCAACACCTCGATCGGCCCGGTCACGGCGGGCTGGCTCGCGGGGCCGCGCCTGGGCAAGGAGGCCGAGGCGGTCTACGAAGGGGTGAGCCGGAAGTACGCCGGGCAGTGA
- the hflX gene encoding GTPase HflX: MTSSSSLPQDAQDAQSATESASARATESLRADALMEEDVAWSHEIDGARDGEQLDRSERAALRRVAGLSTELEDVTEVEYRQLRLERVVLVGVWTSGTVHDAEISLAELAALAETAGAQVLDAVYQRRDKPDPATYIGSGKALELRDIVLESGADTVVCDGELSPGQLIHLEDVVKVKVVDRTALILDIFAQHAKSREGKAQVSLAQMQYMLPRLRGWGQSLSRQMGGGGSSGGGGMATRGPGETKIETDRRRIREKMAKMRREIAEMKTGREIKRQERKRNKVPSVAIAGYTNAGKSSLLNRLTGAGVLVENSLFATLDPTVRRAETPSGRLYTLADTVGFVRHLPHHLVEAFRSTMEEVGDSDLILHVVDGSHPVPEEQLAAVREVIREVGATKVPEIVVINKADAADPLVLARLLRAEPHAIAVSARTGAGIDELLALVDAELPRPSVEIEALVPYIQGALVSRVHADGEVISEEHTAEGTLLKARVHEELAAELAVFVLAAH; this comes from the coding sequence ATGACCTCCTCTTCCTCCCTTCCCCAGGACGCGCAGGACGCGCAGAGCGCCACGGAGTCCGCCTCCGCACGTGCCACCGAGAGCCTTCGGGCCGACGCCCTGATGGAAGAGGACGTCGCCTGGAGCCACGAGATCGACGGGGCGCGGGACGGAGAACAGCTCGACCGCTCCGAGCGTGCCGCGCTGCGACGCGTGGCCGGCCTCTCCACCGAGCTGGAGGACGTCACCGAGGTCGAGTACCGGCAGCTCCGTCTGGAGCGTGTGGTGCTCGTCGGCGTGTGGACCTCCGGGACCGTGCACGACGCCGAGATCTCCCTCGCGGAGCTGGCCGCCCTCGCCGAGACGGCGGGCGCCCAGGTGCTCGACGCCGTCTACCAGCGGCGCGACAAGCCGGACCCGGCCACCTACATCGGTTCCGGCAAGGCGCTGGAGCTGCGCGACATCGTGCTCGAATCCGGTGCCGACACCGTCGTCTGCGACGGTGAACTCAGCCCCGGCCAGCTCATCCACCTCGAAGACGTCGTCAAGGTCAAGGTGGTCGACCGGACCGCGCTGATCCTCGACATCTTCGCCCAGCACGCCAAGTCCCGGGAGGGCAAGGCGCAGGTCTCCCTGGCACAGATGCAGTACATGCTGCCGCGCCTGCGAGGCTGGGGCCAGTCGCTCTCCCGCCAGATGGGCGGCGGTGGTTCCAGCGGCGGTGGCGGCATGGCCACGCGTGGTCCCGGTGAGACCAAGATCGAGACCGACCGGCGCCGCATCCGCGAGAAGATGGCGAAGATGCGCCGGGAGATCGCGGAGATGAAGACCGGCCGCGAGATCAAGCGGCAGGAGCGCAAGCGCAACAAGGTGCCCTCGGTCGCCATCGCCGGCTACACCAACGCCGGCAAGTCGTCCCTGCTCAACCGCCTGACCGGGGCCGGTGTCCTGGTGGAGAACTCGCTGTTCGCCACCCTGGACCCGACCGTCCGCCGGGCCGAGACGCCCAGCGGCCGGCTGTACACCCTGGCCGACACCGTCGGGTTCGTACGGCACCTGCCGCACCACCTGGTCGAGGCGTTCCGGTCCACCATGGAGGAGGTCGGCGACTCCGACCTCATCCTGCACGTGGTGGACGGCTCGCACCCCGTCCCCGAGGAGCAGCTCGCCGCCGTGCGCGAGGTGATCCGGGAGGTCGGCGCCACCAAGGTTCCCGAGATCGTCGTGATCAACAAGGCGGACGCGGCGGACCCGCTGGTCCTGGCGCGGCTGCTGCGCGCGGAACCGCACGCCATCGCCGTCTCGGCGCGTACCGGCGCCGGGATCGACGAGCTGCTCGCGCTGGTCGACGCCGAACTGCCCCGGCCGTCCGTGGAGATCGAGGCCCTGGTCCCGTACATCCAGGGCGCCCTGGTCTCGCGGGTGCACGCCGACGGCGAGGTGATCTCCGAGGAGCACACCGCGGAGGGCACCCTGCTCAAGGCGCGGGTCCACGAGGAACTCGCCGCGGAACTCGCGGTGTTCGTCCTCGCGGCCCACTGA
- a CDS encoding M1 family metallopeptidase, with protein sequence MPPTSRRLRTVLLAAASAGLIAAAPPAPPGGGPLGIGDRLFPTLGNPGYDVLSYDISLDYGGLGTEPMEAVTVIGARTTEPLDRINLDFARGEVRSVAVNGLAARFSGEDEDLIVTPAARLPAGVPLRITVRHTSDPDQGKDSGGWVRTADGLALAAQADAAHRVFPCNDHPSDKAYFTFRITTPERLTAVANGLPTGVSHQGATVTRTFRTAHPMATELAQVSLGTSAVPHRSGPGGLPLRDVVPAADEAVLEPWLSRTPGQMEWMERQVGPYPFETYGLLVADTVTGFELETQTLSLFERRLFTGDTHPAWYVESVMVHELAHQWFGDSVSPASWSDLWLNEGHASWYEARYAEERGGPTLERRMRDAYTGSDGWRAAGGPPARPALPAPGNKLDLFRPVVYDGSALVLYALRQEIGEDAFGRLERAWVRGHADGSATTADFVELASREAGRDLSVFLDGWLYGETTPAMPGHPEWHATAPKAAGPAAPSPHPGRGAAGKPA encoded by the coding sequence ATGCCGCCCACCTCCCGCCGCCTGCGCACCGTCCTGCTGGCCGCCGCGTCGGCCGGCCTGATCGCCGCCGCACCGCCCGCCCCTCCCGGAGGCGGCCCCCTCGGAATCGGGGACCGGCTCTTCCCCACGCTCGGCAACCCCGGGTACGACGTCCTCTCGTACGACATCTCCCTCGACTACGGCGGCCTCGGCACCGAGCCGATGGAAGCCGTCACCGTCATCGGGGCACGGACCACCGAGCCCCTGGACCGGATCAACCTCGACTTCGCCCGGGGCGAGGTCCGCTCGGTCGCCGTCAACGGACTGGCCGCCCGGTTCAGCGGCGAGGACGAGGACCTGATCGTCACGCCGGCCGCACGGCTGCCCGCGGGGGTGCCGCTGCGCATCACCGTCCGGCACACCAGCGACCCCGACCAGGGCAAGGACAGCGGCGGCTGGGTGCGCACCGCCGACGGCCTCGCCCTCGCGGCCCAGGCGGACGCCGCACACCGGGTCTTCCCCTGCAACGACCACCCGTCCGACAAGGCGTACTTCACCTTCCGGATCACCACCCCCGAGCGGCTCACGGCCGTCGCCAACGGACTCCCGACCGGGGTGAGCCACCAGGGCGCCACGGTGACCCGGACCTTCCGCACCGCGCACCCGATGGCCACCGAGCTCGCCCAGGTCTCCCTCGGCACCTCCGCGGTCCCGCACCGCAGCGGCCCCGGCGGCCTGCCGCTGCGCGACGTCGTCCCGGCGGCGGACGAGGCGGTCCTCGAACCCTGGCTGAGCAGGACGCCGGGCCAGATGGAGTGGATGGAGCGGCAGGTCGGCCCCTACCCCTTCGAAACGTACGGGCTGCTGGTCGCGGACACCGTCACCGGCTTCGAGCTGGAGACCCAGACCCTGTCGCTCTTCGAGCGGCGGCTCTTCACCGGGGACACGCACCCCGCGTGGTACGTCGAGTCGGTGATGGTCCACGAACTGGCGCACCAGTGGTTCGGCGACAGCGTCTCCCCGGCGTCCTGGTCCGACCTCTGGCTGAACGAGGGGCACGCGAGCTGGTACGAGGCCCGCTACGCCGAGGAGCGGGGCGGCCCCACGCTGGAGCGCCGCATGCGGGACGCGTACACCGGCTCCGACGGCTGGCGGGCAGCCGGCGGGCCCCCCGCCCGCCCTGCCCTGCCGGCCCCCGGGAACAAACTCGACCTGTTCCGGCCGGTGGTCTACGACGGCAGCGCCCTGGTCCTCTACGCGCTGCGCCAGGAGATCGGCGAGGACGCCTTCGGCCGGCTGGAGCGCGCCTGGGTGCGCGGGCACGCGGACGGGTCCGCCACCACGGCCGATTTCGTCGAGCTCGCCTCGCGCGAGGCCGGACGCGATCTCTCGGTTTTCCTCGACGGCTGGCTGTACGGGGAGACGACCCCCGCCATGCCCGGCCACCCGGAGTGGCACGCCACCGCCCCGAAGGCGGCGGGACCGGCCGCCCCGTCCCCGCACCCGGGCCGGGGCGCCGCGGGGAAACCCGCATGA